A single region of the Candidatus Kryptobacter tengchongensis genome encodes:
- a CDS encoding phosphatidylglycerol:prolipoprotein diacylglycerol transferase — translation MRPILFQIGPIPVYSYGLMMAIAFLVADYLLGREFKRLKLNVNYANEMVVLALVSGIVGAKILYLIENLKDFLASPLEMLFSAGGLTWYGGFILAFIILFVYAKRKKLPILKVLDAVAPALALGYGIGRIGCHLSGDGDYGIPTSLPWGAIYANGTLKPTYALRDYFERFPELAEKYGYWEKASKIVGEDKFGVITEFDTFIKLHPTPIYEFLIMVLIFTFLWIYRKRIKYSGELFGIYLIFSSMERFFIEFIRINPPLIFGLSEAQLISIVIFIAGVAMLKKLKPNIKS, via the coding sequence ATGCGACCTATCTTATTTCAAATAGGACCCATTCCCGTTTATAGCTATGGGCTTATGATGGCGATTGCTTTTCTTGTTGCGGATTATTTGCTTGGTAGGGAATTCAAAAGATTGAAGTTGAATGTAAACTATGCTAATGAAATGGTTGTGCTAGCTCTTGTGTCTGGAATTGTTGGGGCGAAAATTTTATATTTGATTGAGAATCTAAAAGATTTTTTAGCATCCCCACTTGAAATGCTTTTTTCTGCCGGCGGCTTAACATGGTATGGAGGATTTATTCTCGCATTTATTATCCTATTTGTTTACGCAAAACGAAAGAAACTTCCGATTTTAAAGGTTCTTGATGCCGTAGCACCTGCGCTTGCTCTTGGATATGGAATTGGTAGAATAGGATGCCACCTTTCTGGCGATGGAGATTATGGCATTCCAACATCATTACCATGGGGCGCTATATATGCCAATGGTACTTTAAAACCAACCTACGCACTCCGGGATTACTTTGAAAGATTTCCTGAACTTGCGGAAAAATATGGTTATTGGGAGAAAGCATCAAAAATCGTTGGAGAGGATAAATTTGGTGTAATTACTGAGTTTGACACATTTATAAAACTTCATCCAACCCCTATCTACGAGTTTTTAATCATGGTTTTGATTTTTACTTTCTTATGGATTTATAGAAAAAGAATTAAGTATTCGGGAGAACTTTTTGGAATATATTTAATTTTTTCTTCTATGGAAAGGTTTTTCATTGAATTTATTCGCATTAACCCACCGTTGATTTTTGGTCTCTCAGAGGCCCAGTTAATTTCAATTGTTATTTTTATCGCTGGAGTCGCTATGCTTAAAAAGTTAAAACCTAACATTAAAAGCTAA
- a CDS encoding histidyl-tRNA synthetase: protein MAEKKILKNIRGTRDILPDESYKWWHVERKVREIFEVYNYKEIRTPIFEETELFARGIGELTDIVSKEMYTFLDKGGTSLTLKPEMTASVMRAYIQYGINKQTPLFKVYYISPMFRQERPQAGRLRQFHQIGAEAIGSPNPEVDAEIISLVIHIIESFEIKNYSLKLNSVGCETCRPSYKEVLKEYFRKFYDTLSEDSKRRLDRNPLRILDSKDESDKKVIENAPLIYEYLCANCEEHFEKLKSYLNYLGVRYEIEPHLVRGLDYYTKTAFEVISPDLGSQDAVAGGGRYDLLSKELGGPEVPGVGFALGIERMMLILEKKKYTFNESTKPFVYVAYLGSEPRKIALSITQDLRRKLIPCEIELLDRSLKSQMKEADRQGARYVIILGEDELKNGKCVLRDMKKAKQIEVDLNKISEFVISKYAEKTAKN, encoded by the coding sequence TTGGCTGAGAAAAAAATTTTGAAAAATATCCGTGGCACCAGGGATATACTACCCGATGAGTCATACAAATGGTGGCATGTTGAGCGAAAGGTAAGGGAAATTTTTGAAGTTTATAATTACAAAGAGATAAGGACGCCGATTTTTGAAGAAACGGAGCTATTTGCAAGAGGAATTGGGGAACTTACGGATATAGTTAGCAAGGAAATGTATACATTTCTTGATAAAGGCGGAACAAGTTTAACATTAAAACCTGAAATGACGGCGTCTGTGATGAGGGCATATATTCAATACGGGATAAATAAACAAACGCCACTTTTCAAGGTTTATTACATTTCCCCAATGTTCAGGCAAGAACGACCACAGGCTGGTAGATTGCGACAATTTCATCAAATAGGAGCTGAAGCGATAGGAAGTCCAAATCCCGAAGTTGATGCTGAAATAATTTCACTTGTCATTCATATAATTGAAAGTTTTGAAATAAAAAATTATAGCCTAAAACTTAACTCCGTTGGTTGCGAAACTTGTCGGCCATCATACAAAGAGGTTTTAAAAGAATATTTTAGAAAATTTTACGATACCTTATCCGAAGACAGCAAAAGGCGACTTGACCGGAATCCTTTGAGAATTCTTGATTCAAAAGATGAAAGCGATAAAAAAGTGATAGAAAACGCACCTTTAATTTATGAATATCTGTGTGCTAATTGTGAGGAGCATTTTGAAAAATTAAAAAGTTATTTGAATTACCTTGGAGTAAGATATGAAATAGAACCGCACCTTGTTCGTGGACTTGATTATTATACTAAAACAGCCTTTGAAGTAATAAGCCCTGATCTTGGTTCTCAAGACGCAGTTGCTGGCGGAGGAAGATATGACCTTCTTTCAAAAGAGCTTGGAGGTCCTGAGGTTCCTGGGGTTGGTTTTGCGCTTGGGATTGAAAGGATGATGTTAATCCTTGAAAAGAAAAAGTATACTTTTAATGAGAGCACCAAACCATTTGTTTATGTTGCCTACCTTGGTTCTGAGCCACGGAAAATCGCTTTAAGTATCACTCAAGATTTGAGACGGAAATTAATACCATGTGAGATTGAGCTTTTAGATAGAAGTTTAAAATCTCAAATGAAAGAAGCTGATAGACAAGGAGCTCGTTATGTCATAATTTTGGGCGAGGACGAATTAAAAAACGGTAAGTGTGTGCTTCGTGATATGAAGAAAGCAAAGCAAATTGAAGTTGATTTAAATAAAATTTCTGAATTTGTAATCTCAAAATATGCCGAGAAAACTGCCAAGAATTGA
- a CDS encoding PTS system IIA component, Fru family, with amino-acid sequence MKISDILTEDFVVVGLDVSSKEDAINALVELISKSEKVKNVNKVREAVFEREKIMTTGVGKGFAVPHGKTDAVTDIVAAFAITKKPIDYDSLDGEPVRLIFLLVGRDNMVGPHIKLLSRISKLMNDNNFRERLLNAKDSKEVVELFKTEEEKYLG; translated from the coding sequence GTGAAAATAAGTGATATTTTAACTGAAGATTTTGTTGTTGTTGGTCTTGATGTCTCATCTAAAGAAGACGCTATAAACGCACTTGTTGAGTTGATATCAAAGTCGGAAAAAGTTAAAAATGTAAACAAAGTAAGAGAAGCGGTTTTTGAACGGGAGAAGATAATGACAACAGGGGTTGGGAAAGGATTTGCGGTTCCACATGGGAAAACAGATGCTGTTACAGATATTGTTGCAGCATTTGCAATTACGAAAAAACCGATTGATTACGATTCACTTGATGGAGAGCCAGTTCGTTTAATTTTTTTACTTGTTGGAAGGGATAATATGGTTGGACCACATATAAAGCTTTTGAGCCGAATTTCAAAACTTATGAATGATAACAATTTCCGTGAGAGATTGCTTAACGCGAAAGATTCAAAAGAAGTTGTAGAATTATTCAAAACAGAGGAAGAAAAATACCTTGGCTGA